A window from Salmo trutta chromosome 29, fSalTru1.1, whole genome shotgun sequence encodes these proteins:
- the LOC115166753 gene encoding KH homology domain-containing protein 4 isoform X2: MRTCARCLTSSSRWDQPAQPKTRVDVMQGFASSAQTCTSATTTPQSAQHPVAGPMVPQTLQGDMPAAQGGGVEMAAAMAAKINAMLMAKGKLMVPPPLPGKIPPCMSAATSGDETVVTEVDINDVPINSRNLLTKGKTQEEIRQFSGAVVSTRGHYMTSAEKSHGKGVERPLYLHVQGKSQEEVNKAVLRIKEIISEDVLRTAAALGSQLRPVIPPLPLYPQPPRPMAAPHPHLPRMPSVNPPVPHGHRPAAPHQGSFVHVKIFVGLDQSLPSFNVNEKVEGPGGMYLGHIQTETGARVFLRGKGSGYIEQASRRESFEPLYVYISHPYSTGLEAAKKLTESLLETVRAEHSRMVSIYTATGSTQPHPAHGYPANSSYSSQGWYSSSSGYPGCNGLAGGYAASTSYPTPPGPSGYWTSAASGQPSQSNLSTNPPSSQAMVQYPVCPRKTHAYLLQDPGCSDQTESDLSSFSSPQAGAGSPKRHFQEKTEDKQASQPASSSPEAPVREKSPPLPPAQREEEPGQGAERMLMPPPLPVFLAPGPVARKRHRETAVPVVPPSLPPSTLGPVAHKRPREVPPSLPPSTPASQDFPQEVKKMKVVENPSGLVPYGGRVLDTSCLVPYGGDSSDEGEDS; the protein is encoded by the exons ATGAGGACGTGTGCAAG GTGCCTAACCAGTAGCAGCAGATGGGATCAGCCTGCTCAGCCCAAAACTAGGGTAGACGTCATGCAAGGCTTCGCTTCCTCTGCCCAGACCTGCACATCGGCCACTACGACCCCTCAATCAGCCCAGCACCCAGTAGCTGGTCCCATGGTGCCCCAGACATTGCAGGGGGACATGCCAGCAGCACAGGGGGGAGGCGTGGAGATGGCTGCTGCTATGGCTGCTAAGATCAACGCTATGCTGATGGCCAAGGGAAAACTGATGGTTCCTCCACCACTACCTGGCAAg ATCCCTCCGTGTATGTCGGCTGCCACTAGTGGAGACGAGACTGTGGTGACAGAGGTGGATATCAACGATGTGCCCATCAACAGCAGAAACCTGCTCACCAAAGGAAAAACACAGGAAGAG ATTCGTCAGTTCAGCGGTGCAGTAGTCTCAACCAGAGGCCACTACATGACCAGTGCAGAGAAGTCCCATGGAAAAGGAGT AGAAAGGCCTTTGTATTTACACGTCCAGGGGAAGAGCCAAGAGGAGGTCAATA AGGCAGTGCTGAGGATAAAGGAGATCATCTCTGAGGATGTGTTGAGGACAGCTGCAGCATTAGGATCCCAGCTGAGACCCGTCATACCCCCCTTGCCGCTCTACCCCCAGCCCCCTCGCCCCATGGCTGCCCCCCATCCACACCTACCCAGGATGCCTAGTGTCAACCCTCCCGTGCCACATGGACACCGGCCCGCCGCGCCACACCAAGGG AGTTTTGTGCACGTCAAGATTTTTGTGGGTCTGGACCAGTCCCTGCCCTCGTTCAATGTGAACGAGAAGGTGGAGGGTCCTGGAGGGATGTACCTGGGACAcatccagacagagacaggagccAGAGTGTTCCTCAGGGGGAAAGGCTCAGGGTACATAGAGCAGGCCTCACGACGGGAGTCCTTCGAACCACTCTACGtctacatcag CCATCCCTACTCCACGGGGCTGGAAGCTGCCAAGAAACTCACAGAGAGCCTGTTGGAAACT GTGAGAGCTGAACATAGCCGCATGGTGTCCATCTACACAGCCACCGGCTCCACCCAAC CACACCCAGCTCATGGATACCCAGCTAATAGCTCTTACTCTAGCCAGGGCTGGTACAGCAGCAGCAGTGGTTACCCAGGGTGTAACGGGCTGGCTGGGGGCTATGCTGCCTCTACCAGCTACCCCACACCGCCAGGACCCTCTGGCTATTGGACTAGTGCTGCTAGTGGTCAGCCCAGTCAATCTAACCTGTCGACAAACCCTCCATCTTCTCAGGCTATGGTTCAGTATCCTGTCTGTCCCAGGAAGACACACGCATACCTATTACAG GACCCTGGGTGCAGTGACCAGACGGAGAGTGACCTGTCGTCATTCAGCTCCCCTCAGGCAGGGGCAGGAAGTCCTAAACGACACTTCCAGGAAAAGACTGAGGATAAGCAGGCTTCTCAG cctgccagCAGCTCACCTGAGGCCCCGGTGAGAGAGaagtctcctcctctacctccagctcagagagaggaagagccagGACAAGGAGCTGAAAG gATGTTGATGCCACCTCCTCTCCCTGTGTTTCTGGCCCCTGGCCCTGTGGCAcggaagagacacagagagacagcagtaCCAGTGGTCCCACCCAGTCTACCACCCAGCACCCTCGGCCCTGTGGCACACAAGAGACCCAGAGAGGTCCCACCCAGTTTACCACCCAGCACCCCTGCATCACAGG aTTTTCCTCAGGAGGTGAAGAAGATGAAGGTAGTGGAGAACCCTTCAGGTTTAGTGCCCTATGGAGGTAGGGTATTGGACACTTCATGCCTAGTACCCTACGGTGGGGATTCTTCTGATGAAGGCGAGGACTCCTAG
- the LOC115166753 gene encoding KH homology domain-containing protein 4 isoform X1, with protein MSSGMTGQTPCLTSSSRWDQPAQPKTRVDVMQGFASSAQTCTSATTTPQSAQHPVAGPMVPQTLQGDMPAAQGGGVEMAAAMAAKINAMLMAKGKLMVPPPLPGKIPPCMSAATSGDETVVTEVDINDVPINSRNLLTKGKTQEEIRQFSGAVVSTRGHYMTSAEKSHGKGVERPLYLHVQGKSQEEVNKAVLRIKEIISEDVLRTAAALGSQLRPVIPPLPLYPQPPRPMAAPHPHLPRMPSVNPPVPHGHRPAAPHQGSFVHVKIFVGLDQSLPSFNVNEKVEGPGGMYLGHIQTETGARVFLRGKGSGYIEQASRRESFEPLYVYISHPYSTGLEAAKKLTESLLETVRAEHSRMVSIYTATGSTQPHPAHGYPANSSYSSQGWYSSSSGYPGCNGLAGGYAASTSYPTPPGPSGYWTSAASGQPSQSNLSTNPPSSQAMVQYPVCPRKTHAYLLQDPGCSDQTESDLSSFSSPQAGAGSPKRHFQEKTEDKQASQPASSSPEAPVREKSPPLPPAQREEEPGQGAERMLMPPPLPVFLAPGPVARKRHRETAVPVVPPSLPPSTLGPVAHKRPREVPPSLPPSTPASQDFPQEVKKMKVVENPSGLVPYGGRVLDTSCLVPYGGDSSDEGEDS; from the exons ATGTCTTCTGGGATGACTGGGCAGACACC GTGCCTAACCAGTAGCAGCAGATGGGATCAGCCTGCTCAGCCCAAAACTAGGGTAGACGTCATGCAAGGCTTCGCTTCCTCTGCCCAGACCTGCACATCGGCCACTACGACCCCTCAATCAGCCCAGCACCCAGTAGCTGGTCCCATGGTGCCCCAGACATTGCAGGGGGACATGCCAGCAGCACAGGGGGGAGGCGTGGAGATGGCTGCTGCTATGGCTGCTAAGATCAACGCTATGCTGATGGCCAAGGGAAAACTGATGGTTCCTCCACCACTACCTGGCAAg ATCCCTCCGTGTATGTCGGCTGCCACTAGTGGAGACGAGACTGTGGTGACAGAGGTGGATATCAACGATGTGCCCATCAACAGCAGAAACCTGCTCACCAAAGGAAAAACACAGGAAGAG ATTCGTCAGTTCAGCGGTGCAGTAGTCTCAACCAGAGGCCACTACATGACCAGTGCAGAGAAGTCCCATGGAAAAGGAGT AGAAAGGCCTTTGTATTTACACGTCCAGGGGAAGAGCCAAGAGGAGGTCAATA AGGCAGTGCTGAGGATAAAGGAGATCATCTCTGAGGATGTGTTGAGGACAGCTGCAGCATTAGGATCCCAGCTGAGACCCGTCATACCCCCCTTGCCGCTCTACCCCCAGCCCCCTCGCCCCATGGCTGCCCCCCATCCACACCTACCCAGGATGCCTAGTGTCAACCCTCCCGTGCCACATGGACACCGGCCCGCCGCGCCACACCAAGGG AGTTTTGTGCACGTCAAGATTTTTGTGGGTCTGGACCAGTCCCTGCCCTCGTTCAATGTGAACGAGAAGGTGGAGGGTCCTGGAGGGATGTACCTGGGACAcatccagacagagacaggagccAGAGTGTTCCTCAGGGGGAAAGGCTCAGGGTACATAGAGCAGGCCTCACGACGGGAGTCCTTCGAACCACTCTACGtctacatcag CCATCCCTACTCCACGGGGCTGGAAGCTGCCAAGAAACTCACAGAGAGCCTGTTGGAAACT GTGAGAGCTGAACATAGCCGCATGGTGTCCATCTACACAGCCACCGGCTCCACCCAAC CACACCCAGCTCATGGATACCCAGCTAATAGCTCTTACTCTAGCCAGGGCTGGTACAGCAGCAGCAGTGGTTACCCAGGGTGTAACGGGCTGGCTGGGGGCTATGCTGCCTCTACCAGCTACCCCACACCGCCAGGACCCTCTGGCTATTGGACTAGTGCTGCTAGTGGTCAGCCCAGTCAATCTAACCTGTCGACAAACCCTCCATCTTCTCAGGCTATGGTTCAGTATCCTGTCTGTCCCAGGAAGACACACGCATACCTATTACAG GACCCTGGGTGCAGTGACCAGACGGAGAGTGACCTGTCGTCATTCAGCTCCCCTCAGGCAGGGGCAGGAAGTCCTAAACGACACTTCCAGGAAAAGACTGAGGATAAGCAGGCTTCTCAG cctgccagCAGCTCACCTGAGGCCCCGGTGAGAGAGaagtctcctcctctacctccagctcagagagaggaagagccagGACAAGGAGCTGAAAG gATGTTGATGCCACCTCCTCTCCCTGTGTTTCTGGCCCCTGGCCCTGTGGCAcggaagagacacagagagacagcagtaCCAGTGGTCCCACCCAGTCTACCACCCAGCACCCTCGGCCCTGTGGCACACAAGAGACCCAGAGAGGTCCCACCCAGTTTACCACCCAGCACCCCTGCATCACAGG aTTTTCCTCAGGAGGTGAAGAAGATGAAGGTAGTGGAGAACCCTTCAGGTTTAGTGCCCTATGGAGGTAGGGTATTGGACACTTCATGCCTAGTACCCTACGGTGGGGATTCTTCTGATGAAGGCGAGGACTCCTAG